In the genome of Notamacropus eugenii isolate mMacEug1 chromosome 7, mMacEug1.pri_v2, whole genome shotgun sequence, the window CTAGCTAAAAGACAATGCAAATTGATTTTGCACCGGGTAGTGTGTAAATTTAATAATGTCCTAATAAATATTCATGAGTACCTGTAATCtcatatttaattttctgtggAATTCATATTCTTAACATTTTGCATTATTATTAACATCAAGCCAATTTAATCTtgaatgatttcttctttaaaccacaatgaaaaataaatgatttctagTTAACATAAAAATGAGCTTGCCATCATTTACCTTTTCAACGAGATTTTCATGTTTGTCCTTAAAATCTTCATTAACGTCCAGTGTTAAGATGGGTATCTCTTGCAGATAATCAAAGTTGGTTCTGTtttgaataaaatgtattttaaaaaaggaattaggAGAGCAGAGACTATTCAAGAGCGAAGTGAGGTATGTGAAAGATGCAGGGAACATGAAAAGGATGCTGGAGCCAAGCTGTAGATGGCATTGAATTCCAAGCACAGGAGTCTGGCCTTGGTTGGGTAGGTAAAACTGAGCCACTAAAGACTTCTAATCAACAGGAGTGGAGGGGCCAAGATCAGAACTATGCTTTAGGCAGATTAATTGGGCAGCAGGATGCAGGACAAATCTAGTGGGAGACACTGAAGACAGAAAGGTTACTGAAAAGAATTCAGGCAAGATGGAAGGTGGGCCTGGTCAAGGTGGTGGCAGTGTGTGTCTAGAGAAGGAGACCATACACAGGATAATTTGAAATTATTGGACTTAGTTGATTTAGGGGAAATAGGAAAAGTTTGGCAGATGGGAGAATTGAAAAAGACTAGGTTTTTATTCTGAGTTCCTGTGAGAATGTACCATAGATAATAGATTTTAGGGCTAGAAATAACCTTAGAACTCATCTAGTTCCTTTTCTTGTGGTGACAAATTGGAAATTGAgcggatgcccatcaactggggaatggctgaacaagccgTGGCACGTGATTGTGATGGAGTGCTATTGTGCTAGTAAGAAATGACTgggggatggtttcaggaaaacatgggaagatctatatgaactgatgcaaagagaagtgagcagaaccaggcgaTCCTTGTGCACAGGAATAGGAACGTTAGCTATTCTAATCAATACAGTGATTCAAAGCCGTTCCAAAGAACTCACGATGAAACTGCCATCTACTTCCAAAGAGCACAAATTGGAGTATAACTTTCTCacgttctttctttttcttacttttttttttttagcaagtcaATAAGGAAATGTTTGgcatgattttatatgtataattgatacccTCTTGTTTGCTTTCTctatgagggagggagggacaaaagggagggaggggacttggaactcaaagtttaaaaaaatgctaaaaataaataataagtatttttggaggggaaaaaaggtttTATCAAGGAAATCTCAGTCTACTCGAAAGaacactgggctgggagtcatCGATTCTAGTCACAGTTCTAAAACTAACAATAGACGAGTCACTGAAATCAGTTACTAACTCCTTTGTAAAAACGAGTTAACCATATCCCCACTACCTTCTGTTACAAAGATAGAATGTGATACATTGCAAAAACttcaaaaaaagtaaacaaaagcaTTCTTTTTAGTATAAAGTACTAGTTTCATTTTAGTTCTCTGAAGTTACTTCTGTCATTCCATAATTTACACATACTTTGCTTCAGAGGTCTGCCAATCTACAGGACAGAGGGATTGGAGAAGTGTGAAAGGCACACTGGAAACATACCTTGACACgcaaaatattccttaaaaacGTCCATACAGACAAATTCTTTACCTTGAGTCAGTTAGCTTTACATAATACCTCTTCCTTTCTTACGAGATAAAGGCAGATCCCAAGGCATCCTTGTTACTTCACAAGTTAAACTAGTTAGGAACATGCCCTACTCTGAATCACTGTACTCACACCttcagtatctagcacagtgctttgcacataaggCAGTGTGGCATACTGGAAagcacactggatttggagtcaaggaacCTGTTTTTAAATCCTAGCTCTACATATAATAATCTGCATGGTATTGGCCAGGTTTGAATTTCTTTGGATGTTagtgttttcctttgtaaaatgaaggcattgaattCTGGACATACACTctccagaaaataaaaacagaaagattcATATGGACCAAATTATTCATAGCGacattttttgtagtagcaaaaaaattGGAGATAAAATGGGCACccactgaacaaattgtgatatataaatataatggcaTATCACCGtggtggaagaaatgaaaaagatgagaGATTCATAGAAGTATGGGAAGACCTGTAGGAAATAtcacagaaagaaataaacagaacaaGGAAATAAGTTTTTGATGCAATTACTGCAATACCACAATGCTGCAGATGAAAAGAATACTAAAATGAAACCAAATGCTCTACAACTATATTCTTGGCTCTGGAAGAGTGATAAGAAGATgcactttcttcctttcattggagTGTTGGGGCCTTTGGATACAAGATGGTACACAGTTAGCAGACACAGTTGCTTGGGTTTGCTTACTGTTAACAGAGAGGGTTCACCATGTGTTTTGGGatggaatggaaggaaagaatagTAGACAAccataatgtaaaaacaaaaggcatcagtaAGACTTTTTTAGGCACCATCCAATGATTTTATCAGGGATGGAAACTCCCAGTGAAGAAACCTCACTAGCAAAGAGAATACACAACTGTCCTAAAACTGATGGGCTcccagcactaaatctatgatccgaAGACAGAGGCCTGGAGCcttgacaggttaagtgacttggccaaggtcagcTCCCCAGAAAGAGACTTgaaaacaggtcttcctgactcagcccAGCTGtttatccaccatgccacaaTGACTCTTTATTatttaagacattttaaaaataaaaataaataaaattggagGGCAGTGGTGTGGCAGTTTGAGTGAGATATaatgtccttttcagctctaaatccaggCTTCTCTGGGTCAGATTGGTAAGGTTGGGCAGCTGGGTGCACAGCAACCTTGTCCATGAGGTAAAAAGCTGATAGTATTCTGCCGTCCATAGATTTTAGTCATTAGCAACCTATAACAtgcataataaaaatggcaagtAGATTTTCATTCATCTTTCTATCTCTAATAAGAATCTGTAATCCCCAATTTATGAGTCAATGCCCTCTTCAAACAACAGGCCATTCTCCAGTTCCCTCAGGATGTCGCACTTCTCTACACTTTATGAACAAAAACTTTGGACTTGGAATACTGCTGCATCATTTTTGAAAGCCTGCCAGCTTCTGCTATGATACAGTGCCTGGAACCTTGTAACTATAATAGAATAAATCTGTTACTTGTTACCCTAAGATTCTCCTATAAAGGAGGTACCTTAGGTAACTCACACAAATGCCATTCCCTTATTTGTTCATGGAGATTTCTGTATTTGTTGTTCTTATGAATGGAAAGGATAAGGAAATAGCCACCTGTTAAAACATCCTGCTGTCATCCCAGGTACTCTCAATCACTCACCAGTGCCAAAAAAAAAGTCCTGACTCTACATGTTGCCGCTATCACCTGCCAGGTTTCAGATTAAAATCTAGAAAACCAACCATTTGAAGATATATGTGGAACGTAATTTTTCAAAGTCTTACTTCAGTGTTCTATTCTGGAGCCAGCTTTCATGTTTATAATGGAGTTTTTCTAAGTATTCAAGAGgaatttcttgttcttcttttcttcccctcaagTATATTCTAtttaaacatttctaaaggaGCAAAAACAATAAGGAAAAAATTTATTAGTTTCACTATCTgctaattttaaaatagaaagctcAAGCAAACATCTTTCTGGTGTTTCTAGGTTTCATCTTCAGTAAAATTCctatatatttacaaatttttattatttacagTTTTTAGTTCTTAGCTGTTTGGGGGGGAGATGTTTTACTGTTTTGTGCAATCTGGTGAACACCAAAACTTGGCTTTTCCACTGAatttcataaaagagaaaaataataatgtaacTGCAATTCTGCCACTTATCATAAAGCTTGGATTACATACCTGATTTCAAATCATTTGtgttttttacattaaaaatactTCAAGACCTAAAAGATCACAGCCACATAAGTGAGTTATGGCATAacctagtttttttctttattcgtAACAACAGAGAGACCATTAAAGAACAGATTCAGTTGCAGTCTATTATCTTATTTCTTACATATAATGGCTCAAAATCAAGCATGGATTTTATGGGTCAGAACCTGAGCTAAATCTATAGCCATTTGATGACCAGAATGCGTTATTTCAAGTTATTACAAAAATAGCACTATAAATTACATCAAATTTAAAACTGTTTAATGCTAAATGGTATACTCATATGTCCATGCAAAGTCCACTTCTATGTTACCTAAATTTATTACAGTGAAGTGTGAAACAGATTTCAATAAAACTACTTAAAGTGTATGAGTTAAGACATTAGCACTTAATCCCAGAGAACAGATGAGAAACAGACCTCCTTCCTCATGGCAGAGGGAAAGGATTCATGGGACAGTACACCATGTATTGTTAGAAAGGATCTactgaaaatatttccttaattattttcattttcacaaggctgggaaatggggaaagaagggaaatgactacGTTAGAAAGATTAAAAGGCAGCAATAACAGATAATTCCTAGAAGAAGATAGCTTGGGAGCCAGAGGACCAGAGCTCAAGAACCCAAGGATCACAAACACAGAGGTCTTCACCTGTCTTagcctcaattccttcatctgtaaaataagaggtttggacTGAACACTCTGTGAAgtctctctcccagctctaactaGAAATGGAGGTCCtttttctttaacaaaattaTTACTTTCACACAGTACTGAAAAAGGCAGTGAGCTCCCTTTACAACAtaatatttctgtttattttaggGACTGGAAGTTGGTAGGGGTAGGAAGGAAGACAAAACCCTAATCCTTTTCCTTAAATAGGAAGCAGCCAATCTCTGTTCTAGGTAGAGCTGTTCTAGGGTCCTATTTCTAGTTACACATATAACAAGaatagggaagggggaagggcaaCAGCGGTGTTACCAAAGTCACATTCTCTAAGTGGCTCCACCCATGACTATGAAATCATTTCCtggcttccctccttccttcagtAGCCACTTTGTATTGTCTCCCATACCCTAGACAATCCCATTCACTAGAAGCCCACGCTCCCACCCAAGCCCTTTTGGAAAGGTCCCACtatctttatcatttctttggCCTGGGAGACATTTAGGGACTAGAACAAACTCCTCAGCATCAGCAGCAATAGGCCTGGAAGCCCAAAAAGGTGAGGCAAAGTTGGGAGATGGgaatggaaggaggaaagaggagacagacaagaataaaagaggaagaaaaagctgGCGGTGTGTACGCAAAAAGGGATTGTTCAACAACCTGATCGGAAGATGTGCCAAACCTGGGATTTGAGTTTTGTCaaagaaaatgtatattttcTGTATACCTCATCTGTTTTCTGTAAAAATTGGAAAATTAGGATGGATAGTCTTCAATCTGTGCCACTAAATGGAGTAACAAATGATAAAACACTGACGTTGTTTAGTGTCTGTTtagtctgactctgtgaccccatttggggttttcatggcagagatactagagggtttactatttccttctccagctcattctacagatgaggaaactgaggcaaggttaagtgacttgtccagggttacacagctagaaagtgtctgaggccagatttgaactcatgaagaggagagtcttcttgatttcaggccaGGCCCTCCATCCACTGCCCCAGTAAAACACATTAAAATTCAAAAGATTTATGACACACAGAAAGGCTTTTCTAGATCTCACCTCTGGAATGGCTCGAAGATAAATTATTCCATCCAGTTCAAGGCTCTGACCAAACTGGTTATTCATCCAGTCATGCCAGTCTTGATAAATTGTCCACTCTGTTTCATTCATGCAATCAGATTCATATAAATTAGATGCAAAAATATACCTGAAAGATAATATGGATATATATCAACATATTTCTCTGTGATAAAAGTCAGCACCAATCACTTTTTaggctatgaccaaaaaaaggcaaaaggagtGGCCAGGCAGGCAATCCAGAGTTCTGACCTCAAACTATTCAAATGATCAAGGACAGGAAAGGCAGACTTACTCCAACTCTAGCAAATCTGTTTAAGAAAGACTTGGAGAGGCAGAGAATCTGGGAGGTCTAGAATCCTTGGGAGAGAGGAGGGTTTTGATTTGTAGAAAGGACATATAAGATaatctccatttaaaataaacaaaaacagatcAGAATTCTAAGATAGGAGGGAGGGTCCTGCCCAAAATTACCCAAGGATTGGGATCCTTATTAGCACCAAGCTGTGGCAGGTACTCCCAGCATTCATTACCTCCATGTGCCCAATTTACCTCAACTGTTTACATGACTTGTACCTCAAAGAAGCTGCACAAACAAATTGGCTTCTATCCAAAGCTAAGGAAACAAACGGCGTACCTGTCACTGTAAACGGAGCGCTCAAAGAACACTACAGGCTTCTCAGCCTCTTTGAGCTTCCCATTGAGAGCGGAGAGCTGGGCACGTATCCTGCTCAGGCAGGCATAGGTCTGGAAGGTGAATGACCACCGCTCTGGTTTCTCATACATCATCTGAAGCACATTGCCACCACTTTTCTGAGAAGTCGTCAGTtcctattttaaaataagaaaccaAATAGAGCtggcttttttaaaattaaaattttctcaaaaaaaaaaaaaaacaaagcaaaactattTTTTGTTATCAACACTAAAGTAGTTAAATTCTCACTCTGTAATGTTGCCCATTATAATTCCCTAAGCTAATGCTACCAGTTCCCAAGGCTACAGCACACAAGGTATATAAAAATCCATCCCTACTATCAACAAAAATGTTaaatcattcattctttcagtaAAAACTGAATAAGCACCTGCtttgttaagcactggagatacaaagacaacagGGCCTGCACTTGAAGGACTTACAAGCATACTGCCCAGCAAGAGAGTAATGCTGGAAGCAAGAGGACACAGTAGGCCTTGAAGGAAACAGTGTTGTAAGAGGTAAAAGAGAATTAAACATACCAGGCACAAATGAACCACGGATCCTGCCCAAGCAACTGGGCCCATTTTACAATCTCTGACAGGGCCCTTGTTGACCAACCCCCATGAAGCAGACTCTTAGCAAACTTGCAGATCAGCGTCAGCTGCCTATGTGATGCTCCTCTGAATATATTCTTTTTATTGGCGTTTATTCTAGGGAAGTGGAAACCTACCCTGTGTTCACGCAGACTTCATCACTGTCACTTGGAAATTCCCTAAGGAATTCATTCCCAGGTGTGCATTATCATTTAATTTAGACTGTGATGAAGGCACACATTTCACAGGTCAAATATTCAGGGACTTTATGTAAGTCACAGAACACAGGATGATCCCTGTAATCTGTCTAGGGAAGCTTAATGTAGCGACTGAGTGTCCTGGATTTTCCGAGCATTTCATTCACTCAGGCCACCCGGCACCTATGTCATCACACAGCTGTACAACATTACTACACCGTTCATAATCCTTTAGACTTTAGCCAGCATTCATGTCGAAACCTGGATCAGGTGtccaaggaaaaaaggaaataagagtttattaggcatctactctGTGCCACAAACGGCGCTGAAGCGCTTTACAAATTTAatctcacttgaacctcacaacacccctggaaGACAGGTGTTACTATTagccccgttttacagatgaggaagctgaggcagggacaggttaaatgacttatccaaggtcacacagctaggaagtctctGAGACCACACCTgagctctggtcttcctgatccaGCACTGTACGCACTTCACCACCTGCCCCCTGCAAAGCGAAGAGAAGAAATGTGcgcaggaaaaaaaattcagcaactTTGGTcgattttaaaaataggattacTGTGGACCAAAATAAAAAGATCTATGTTGTCAAGTTCCCCCTTATTAACAGTATTATAgagttttaataaaaattaaactagCATTCCATGACAGCACGTAACGCCAAAGACAGGATTAGGAAAGGTCTTTTTGTGTATAAGAGAAGGAAAACTCAAGTGGAAATTGGGGAAACTGGCATAGGAGAATAGGCCAAAAAGAGTAAATCCTTCAATCTGGAAAGAGGGAGATGAGGGAACATAATTGAAATCCATGAAATCCTAAACAGGAACCAAATACTACTAGCAGAGAGCTCAACATTAAGCTCGCTGATCTTAATCCAAACTTTCTCAAAGCCAAAACCAGATGAGCAGTTCAGCTTTCTGTTGTCTGTCAACGTGACTCATatccaaatgacttccatggCCAAGCACTTTTTCCAAAGCTCTGCTCACTCTAGGTCTGCAGATGCTATGAAATCAGAAGGCCTGGGACTGAGCCCCAGGTGACCTGGAGGCTACTTCTTTCTTccccctggacctcagtttttaaGTGAAAGGCTTGAACTAGCCCAGAGCAATAGCTTTGAAAGGTCCACTGTGAATATATTAAATACAGTACACAAAAAACAAGTTACACACaaagcagatttgcagtttcctgCACAACCTCCTTTTCCTGTTCCTTCTGTATGAGGAATTTCTTAAACGCTCATTAAATTCAATTTTCTGTAAGCAGTTTAATATCACAAACACGGACGTTGTTCTCATCCTCTCTCCAGCTCCCGTCCTCTTGGAAATCCTCCCAAGGGGGCCTTTCTAGTCTTCTACACGAAGGAGACACCAATGGAGTCCATACTTGTTTCTTGTTAGGACTATCTCCTCTCTTTTCGAGGTCACAGACCTCTTATTTCTTTCACGATACTTTTTGCCCAGTTGCTGGTAGAGCACCCACCACGTAGGTGATGACatgtctctccattgccctttggataAATCACAATTTTTTTCCTGAGACTGTGGTATTCCACCAAATAAAGAATGAGTGGCAATCTTAAAACATAAAAGTATGACTTTTTTCAGAAActtcaatgagaaaatatacttGTGAAAAACAGGAAACTAACGTGAAAAAAGAATATAACCTTTTATAAAACTGgctcaggattttttaaaatcataacttGAAGGTATTTATAAGGAAAAGAATATGATAACTTTAAGTTTCTAGGTCATAAAATAGAGGACTCATTCACAAGGCAAAAGAGGTTCTGAGTCAATTGGAAAGCATCCATGAAACCTTATATGGTTCCATTTTTACAAAGCAGTTTCTGAGACCACAGCAGAGATAACACATAAGGGCTTAGCGCTACAGAGAAAGACTAAGAAtagtctgggagggaaagaaaagtgcCAAGTgatagagaggagaaaattaaCACCTTTACTTTGAATAGTAACCTAGAATAGTCAGAACAAGAAATCCTGAAAAGATCTTAAGGCACAACTTCAGAAGTGGAAGGATAAAGGGCTTTGAGCCAAACAGAGCTTCTAAGAAGGAAGTCAGAAATCAAAGTATCcaatttgaattcaaagttttgAATTTATTTCAGGACTCACTCTAAGTTAATCGTACTgcataaataaaaattagaattaaatcaATAAATGGATTGTTTTCTTAATAGAAAATTCTATTTTTGTAGGTCAATCGATAAGCATAACCTGCCTACTTCAaccaagcacagtgctaggcactaggcacacaaagacaaaaatgcaacaGTGCTTGCGGTCAAGGACCCTCCATACTAACAGACAAGTGGTTCATGTGACATGCTAGCTTCTATTGTCTAAGTCTGAAAAGAACCTATTTGACACAAACTACTGTCTAGAGTCCTCACTATTCACTTGCTATCAGAAGCATAGGAAGAGTACTTAGGTGGAATTCATTCCCCTCCAAAGGGAAAGCTTCATATCCAGTGACCCTTGACCAGTTAGTTACAAATAATTAAATCTATATATAACTTGTTAGGCTCTCTGTATGCTACTTCCCCTCTAAAATAACTGAAAACTGACTGGCAGAATAGAAATTTAATTGTACTGTTTTAAAAAGTGGACGATACATGAACTTTGGGAATTTGCCCCTTTGCTACAGACTCTTGGAGCTCCAAATGAAACCTTGTAAGAAGACCACATATCTGCCTGTCAGTCACTAAGAAAAGGTCAAGAGTGGCTTCCAAGGTCACTCTTCCACCAGTACTTAGCTAAGCTCCCAGAGTCCATTTTCCTAGGATAGTGGGTTTCTTAGCAGCTCAGAAAGAAGCCAGCCTCCCTTCATTCACTGCTGCGGTTTCAGGAGGGAATGTAGGTGTCCAAAGGAGTTGGGAAGAGAAACTCAAGATCAGTTTCCTTCCAACTAAGACATTCAGTGCAGTAGAAACAAAGGCAAAGCATTCAGCATTTTGTATGCCAAGAACAGGATACACAGAATGGACTTCACCAACTTGTGCTCTGGTCCTGAACAGCAACGTAAGTCATAAAATATGAGGAAAAGAAACTTTTCACATAAACATGGACAATGCTGTATTTAAGGTTTAGCAACTGGTCCTGCCCAGAGACAGTAAAGATGGCACAAACAGACTATCTGACCTTCTCATTCTGCATCAAAATTAGTGGGAGCTATCCTGAGCGCCTCACAATAGTCCTGCCACCAGGGGGCAGGCAAAAGAACAAAGCcctaaaaagaaaggggaaagctTCAAATCAGCGGCTATAAAGCTAAGGCCCATCTTACTAAAAAGcagtcattcagcaagcatttcttaCATGCTCAGTGTCagtgatacaaaaaagaaaacaaacatccCTGTTCTCAGGGGCCTTTCATTCTGCTAGAACAGCGTGCACAGACAAATGCAGAGCAGCCCGATTCCCAAATCTCTCTACGCACATCATCACATATACCACATTACTGTGTTCACAATCTCTACATCCTCTCTCCCACGTGACCAACTGCTATGGacggctctggagaagaaagtgaggctggtgactgcatagccctgcctcacttaaatccaatccatttgcatgtcatggtatcacctccctaacgtcatggtcctcttcgagaaggaagaaaaaatagcacGCACCAACTGCTGCTGGAGCCATCTTTAACACAAttgtctttccccctaaacccagTTCTCTTCCATTTCATTCTTTGATAGTTTTAATTgataggaaatttttcctgactacaagcctaaatttgcctcccCTTTACTCCTGGCTTTGTCATTTGGAGTCAAACACAACAAGTGTGCTCCCTCTGCCACAAGTCAGCCTGctcccccccttctcttctccaggataaagaTCTCTAGTTTCTTCAATCAATCTCCATATGCCAACACAACCCTTTACCATCTTTGCTACTCTCCCTTGGATGCCCAAAGTTTAGGGTGTACTCGTTTAATTTTCTGTCAGCATTTTAAAGACACAATTATACCTGCCCTTCCCTCATACCAGCAGCTAAGATTTAAAATTAACCATCTTCCAGTGTTTTATCCTATTAAGATCTGAACAATAAATTTCTGccacatatttctattttttgtttttaattacataaaaattaTTAATCAAAGCTTCCTTCATCTTCCAGAAACACAGTAGTTATGACAAAAGAGAAATTTATaatgaagaaattatcaaaactatgttggaaaaaacaaaatttcatgGTTTTCCCCTCACTTTCCCCTCTGTAACATTGTATGGGAAAAATGACTCACAGGGAAAGATGGAATTTCAACTTGAATTCAAAAGGAAAGACCTTCTGACAGTGATGAAAAATAGTCTATTAGTTATCATTAAAACAGGACTGAAAAATTAGGCAAGAGGTTTGACTGtcgtttaaaaacaaaacccactaAACATAAAGTCTCTCAGAACACCTTaccacttagcatggtgcccCGCAGACTGACTTTGTTTGAAGTTAAATTCTGTTTTACTTAGGAAAAATATCGGaaacaaaaaatgataaaacattGCTGTAGCTTTGAACTATAAGGTTATAACTTCATCTGAACACAAACCAAAGAAAGAGTGAATGACCACATTGACCACTGAATAAGGAATGTACCATTTTCCTACCTCAAATTCATCTTGAGTGCTCTGAACATTGCACCACCTGGCCACAGGTTCAGGAACCACTTCCCAATCATCAGAGACTTGCTTAAGGAGATTTACAAACGTTGACTTCCCTGAGGCTGTCAAAAGGTAAAAGAATACAAGAATCAGAAAGAAGTGCTAAGAGCATTCATTTGCCTTTATAAACTTGTTCTTAAAATAAGGTATATTATGACACACATTTTTACAAACCAACTTCCagaattttctttgaagttttccatttttaaaaatgtaagctaAACCTGTAAGAAGATGACGTTTTTCGTAGATTTCTAGTTTTgattttaaatgtaaaagaacaaaagaatgggaaaagtaGAGATACAGGTATTTGTGACAGAAAGAGGGCGTTAGTCATAAACTTACCTTCTAAGTTTTAACAATTTAATTTTGTGacacttatttatatttttaactgtGATTCACACATAGCCACTTGGCCAATTGGCCAAATTTACTTCTCCAAACTAGTATTATAGCAATTTCTAAAAAGGACAATTTTGTTAACTCCAAAACcacttacatatttttttaatatttcattgatgacttttttatatcacatatttgcatatatctttttcctctccccccagGGAACTCCCTTTGATGAAATAGAAAAAGCAGATGGAGCAAGCAGGACATGGGACAGGAGATAAGACCAGGATGTGACCAgccagaaaagtgatcaaagatGACAACTGATGTGGATACAAATGTGCCCTAAGAGGTAAAAGCTGCTTTTACAATTCTTTGTGAAGCCCCTAGTTTACTCTGTAACCTGAAGGCATCCTAAAGTCCCTTCCCCCTTATCTTGAACCTGTACCAAAACACTTGCTTTTGTCTCCCTTATCCTGTGTTCCCtaggtcttttaattttttttaaacagtatctTTCTGTCCTGTCCTTAAGTCCTTAAACCATAAAGaattccctttgtctctctcatcCTATGTTATAAAATCCATTCCTGTCTTTAATCTTTAACCCTCATAAAAACTTCTAAAACTACATCATCTATATAAAACAAACAATCCAAATATTGGCATCTCATATTTCTTGCCAAGGAGGCCCATGATGcttttttcacataaaataaaaagctccCATTGGCTAACAGcaaaggtctaa includes:
- the DCK gene encoding deoxycytidine kinase isoform X1 is translated as MLPRLEHKTSGKSTFVNLLKQVSDDWEVVPEPVARWCNVQSTQDEFEELTTSQKSGGNVLQMMYEKPERWSFTFQTYACLSRIRAQLSALNGKLKEAEKPVVFFERSVYSDRYIFASNLYESDCMNETEWTIYQDWHDWMNNQFGQSLELDGIIYLRAIPEKCLNRIYLRGRKEEQEIPLEYLEKLHYKHESWLQNRTLKTNFDYLQEIPILTLDVNEDFKDKHENLVEKVKEFLSTL
- the DCK gene encoding deoxycytidine kinase isoform X2: MATPPKRSCPSPPAGAGGARIRKIAVEGNIASGKSTFVNLLKQVSDDWEVVPEPVARWCNVQSTQDEFEELTTSQKSGGNVLQMMYEKPERWSFTFQTYACLSRIRAQLSALNGKLKEAEKPVVFFERSVYSDRYIFASNLYESDCMNETEWTIYQDWHDWMNNQFGQSLELDGIIYLRAIPEKCLNRIYLRGRKEEQEIPLEYLEKLHYKHESWLQNRTLKTNFDYLQEIPILTLDVNEDFKDKHENLVEKVKEFLSTL